The region CTTTAACCTTTCATCAACTTCTAAAGAACGCCATTCATCTTTCTTTTCTTCTGTTTTGTCCTTCTTCTTAATTGTTTCAGCAAATTCTACTAATCTTTCTGTTGCATCCTGCCTGCGGTTAAAAATAACATCTTCAACTTTCTCTAAAAGCTCTTTTTGAATTTCTTCATAAACTTCAAGCTGTCCGGCATTAACAATTCCCATATCCATACCCGCTTTAATTGCGTGAAAAAGAAAAGAAGAGTGCATAGCTTCCCGAACCACATCATTGCCTCTAAAAGAAAAGGAAAGATTGCTTACTCCGCCGCTTACTTTTGCATCTGGCAAATTCTGTTTTATCCATCTTGTTGCCTCAATAAAATCGACGGCATAATTATTATGTTCCTCAATACCTGTTGCAATTGCAAGAATGTTTGGATCAAATATAACATCCTGAGGAGGGAATCCAACTTCCTTAGTTAAGATATCATAAGCACGTTTACAAACTTCAATTCTTCTTTCAAAAGTATCTGCCTGACCCTTTTCGTCAAATGCCATAACAATAACAGCTGCTCCGTAATTTAATACTTTGATTGCCTGTTCTTTAAATACCTCTTCGCCTTCTTTAAGAGAAATCGAGTTTACAATTCCTTTTCCCTGCAAACATTTTAGTCCTGCTTCTATCACGCTCCATTTTGATGAATCAATCATAATTGGAAGTTTTGCTATATCGGGTTCTGAACCAATAAGATTTAAATATTTCGTCATTGCCTGTTCTGAGTCAAGCATCCCCTCATCCATATTAATATCAAGAACCTGAGCACCGCCTTCAACCTGGCTACGAGCGACAGAAAGCGCTTCATCAAATTTGTTTTCTTTAATTAATCGCTCAAACTTTTTTGAGCCGGTTATGTTAGTTCTTTCACCAATATTCATAAAATTAGAATCCAGACGAAGAACAACGGGTTCTAAGCCGCTTAATTTTAAATATGATTCCCGGGGTTTCAATTTCCTCGGTTTATAGTTTTTAGCCATCTCAGAAATTTTTCTGATATGGTCAGGGGTTGTTCCACAGCAGCCTCCTACAATGTTCACAAAACTGCTTTTTAAAAAATCTTCCAGAACGTCTGCCATTATTTGCGGAGTTTCATCATAGCCACCCATTTCGTTTGGCAGTCCGGCATTCGGATAAACTGATAAAAATTTATCAGAAACATTTGCAAGATCTTCTACAAAGGGTCGCATTTGTTTTGCACCCAGCGCACAGTTTAAACCAACGCTTATAAGGTGTTTTGAGTGCGAAACTGAAATAAAAAAGGCTTCAACAGTTTGTCCTGATAATGTTCTGCCGCTATTATCTACAATTGTTCCTGAAATCATTATCGGGATGTCTAACGATTTTTCATCTAATAACTTTTCCACAGCAAAGATTGCTGCTTTTGCGTTTAAAGTATCAAAAATTGTTTCAATCAGAATTATATCTACACCACCATCAATCAATCCTTTTGCTGCATTATAATATGCCTCTGTTATTTCATCAAAAGTTACAGCGCGATATCCCGGATCGTTTACATTTGGAGACAGGGAAAGTGTTTTATTTGTTGGTCCTAATGCACCAGCAACAAATCTTGGTTTTAGTTTATCTTTTATATTAAACTCATCGGCAACTTCTTTTGCAATTTTTGCTGATTCATAATTTAATTCATACGCAAGATCCTGCATTTGATAATCTGCCTGAGAGATCGAATTTGCATTAAATGTATTTGTTTCAACAATATCAGCACCAGCTTCAAAATAAGCGCGATGGATTTCCTTTATAATTCCGGGCTTTGTAATTGACAACAGATCATTGTTGCCTTTTAGATCGTGCTGAAAATCTTTAAATCTTTCTCCTCGAAAATCTTTCTCTGTCAGGTTGTAGTTTTGAATCATTGTTCCCATTGCACCATCAAGAACAAGTATTTTTTCTTCTAATATTTTTTTTAATGATTCGAATGTTAGTTTCATAAATTTTCCAAAAATAAATACAATGTTTTTATATTCTTCACATATTTGTTTTCAGGCATTTATTTCAAAATCGTTTGACATAATTTTTCATCAAAACGAGATGTTGTAATAAATTCAGGCTGAGCCGATACACTGGTAATTTTGAGTTAGTTTTTCATATATCATAAAAAGTATTTAAAAATAAAAAACCTCTTACAATGAAATGAAGAGGTTAAATAAGTCTTCATCTCATCTTTCCCCCTATAAACCGGGGGCAGGATTTAGCACCTGACATCCCAAAAACCGGAATCGGTTGCTACGGCTTCTGCGGGCCTGTTCCCTTAGCCGTTCTTAATAAGATATTTTATTTATAAGAACAATTAAATCTGAGGCAAATATATAAATTATCTTCGCATTGTCAATAAGACATAAATCAAATTTTTAATTCTGTTTTTCTTTTTTTAAAACACCTCCAATATGGTTAAATTGCCTTATCAAAATTTCAAAAGGATTTTTATGATAGTTGTTACTGGCGGAGCGGGATTTATCGGCAGTGCTATTGTTTGGAGATTAAACCAGCTTGGTAAAGAAAATATAATAGTTGTTGATGAGCTTGGTAAAAATGAAAAGTGGAAAAATCTTGTAGGGCTTAAGTATCGGGACTTTGTAAACAAACTTGAGTTTATAGAGCAAATTCTTGATGATGTTATTCCTTATAATATTGAGGCAATAATTCATATGGGTGCTAATTCTTCAACTACTGAAAAAGACGCCGATCATCTGCTGGATAATAACTTTAATTATACAAAAGAACTTTCAAAATATTGTGTTGAAAAAAATATCAGATTTATCTATGCATCTTCTGCAGCAACTTACGGTGATGGCTCTTTAGGTTTTGATGATGATGAAAACAAACTTCAACAGCTTCGTCCGTTAAATATGTATGGTTATTCAAAACATCTCTTTGATCTTTGGGCAAAAACAAATCACATATCGGATAGGATTGCCGGACTAAAATACTTTAACGTTTACGGTCCCAACGAATATCACAAAGGCGATATGCGCTCAGTTGTTCATAAGGCTTTTGAACAAATCAGAGATACCGGAAAGGTCTGTTTATTCAAATCCCTGAATCCAAAATATAACCATGGCGAACAGATGCGTGACTTTATTTATATAAAAGATGCCGTTGATATGACATTATATTTTTTAGACAATCCAAATATAAACGGAGTATTTAATATCGGTGCAGGAAAAGCCAGAACCTGGAATGATCTTGTAACTGCATTGTTTAATGCGGTTAATAAACCGGTCAATATTGAATATATTGATCTGCCAGTGCATCTGAAAGAAAAATATCAATACTTTACTGAAGCTAATCTGATCAAAATAAAGGATGCCGGTTATAATCAAACAATAACATCTTTAGAAGACGGCATTAATGATTATGTAAAAAATTATTTACTTAAGGATATCTACTTAGGCTACTAACACAGAACAAGGGAGATGCATTTTTATTTTCATCCCGCTCAAAATATTAGTTTTCAGAATCCCGATTCATCATCTTCAAAATCTTCGTCTTCATCTTCATCAAAATCAAAATCCTGTTCATAAATATCGTCTTCATCATCAGGTTCTTCGTCTAACAAATCATCCTCTTCATCATCGCTGTTATAATAGTCATCGTCATCTTCAAAATCATCATCCTTGTCTTCGTCGTCAAAATCATCTTCCGGATCTTTTTGTTTTTTCTTTGCGGCTTCAAAAGAGTCAAAGCTAAAGATATTTTCATCATATATTGCAAACTGATTTTTGTTGTCGTCTGTTGTCTGCAAGTTTATTTCATTCAGTTCCATTGCGTTATATTTCTCCGATTAATCTTATTTATTTCACTTGTTAATTTATACTTGATATATAAATCTCCAAACAGAAAATATCATCCGTTAAAAATTTATTTTCTTGACATTTATTATAAAGAACATATATTGTTTTATTATATTTTTCAACAACTAAAAAAATCATAAAAATTATGAAGCTTGCAACCCTTTGCTATGTTACAGATAAAAAGACTAATTCAACTTTAATGATCTACCGGAATAAAAAAAAGAATGATTACCACGAGGGTAAATGGAACGGACTTGGGGGTAAGTTTGAGAAAGGTGAATCTCCGGAAGAATGCGCAATAAGAGAAATTGAAGAAGAAAGCGGGCTAAAAGTAAAATCTATCAAGATGAAGGGGTTCATTACTTTTCCATTATTTGATAACAAAGATGATTGGTATGTTTTTGTTTTTACTTCGGATGAATTTGACGGAGAGCTGATAGATTCACCAGAAGGAAAGCTTGAGTGGATACTTAATGAAAAACTTACAGAGATTAATCTTTGGGACGGAGATGAAATTTTTATCCCCTGGCTGTTTGAAGATAAATTTTTTAGTGCAAGGTTTATTTATGAAAATGGGAAATATATAAGCCATTCTGTTTGTTTTTACTAGCAGATTGATTTTAATATTGCTTGATGATTATTATCTGTTGCGGGTTTTAAATAATCGTCAAAAGTGTTTGTTATCTCTCCTTAAAGATTATAAGTTTCATCTGTGATTTGATTACACTTTTATTAGAACAATCTATACAGTAATATATTACAGGGCGAGAAACAATGCCTTTCTATCTATCAGTTATCCCATTTTCTTTGGTGCAATATATTCAATCAGAAACATTTCTATCCTCATCCTCACAACAGAAAAAATTAGAAATCAATTTATTAATATTCAACAAAGGAATAATAAAATGAAAAATTTAATTTTTGTTATGGTTTTCTCTTTTTTATTCTGCACAATTCAAAACACCGAAGCACAAATTTTTGACAAGATAAAAAAGGAAACTGAGAAGATTATTAAAAAGGAAGCTCAAAAACAGTCCGAGGCAAAGAAAGAAGACGAACAGTCTAAAGATGTAAAAACAGATGAAAACACAAAAAATCCAGAGGTTACAAATAAATCTGACAATACAGACGCTACCCAATCTCCGCAAGAAGATGTAAAATTCACCAGCTCAACTCAGTATGATTTTGTTCCGGGTGATAAAGTAATTTTATTTGATGATTTTAGCCAGGATGCTGTTGGAGATTTTCCTGCTTTATGGACAACAAATTCAGCGGGCGAAATAAATACCGTAAACATTGCTCCAGGAAACTGGTTTAACTTAAACAGCACCGATGGAAACTATTTTTATTTAAATGATATTGACTTTCCAAAAAACTTTATAATTGAATTTGACATAATACCAAAAACAAATGGTGGACGAATTGCTGCCGGACTTCTCTTATATGGTGAAACCAAAAGAAAAGAAATGGATAACAACCCACATCCTGGAAACGGTGGCATAATGATTTCTATCGAAAAAGAATATTGGAATACGTGGGGATATAAATCGGGTGAAAGTGAAAAAATTACTGGCAGATCAGATGTTAAGCCAGTTATTGCAGAAAAAGTTAATCATGTAATTATCTGGGTTCAAGGAAGAAGATTAAGAATTTATCATCAGGAAACTAAAGTGCTGGATATGCCAACAAATCTTTATGCAGATGTTAAACTTAGCAGACTGTGTTTCCGTTTAAGTAGAGGAGCTTCCTGCGGCTCTTATTTATCTAACTTAAGAATTACAGACGCTGCTCCAGATATGAGAAGCAAGCTTATCACCGAAGGTAAACTTGTTAGTTACGGAATTTATTTTGATGTAAATAAAGATGTTGTAAAATCAGAATCTTTCGGAACGATAAAAGAAATAGCAAAAGTTCTTACTGATAATCCAGATGTAAAAATTAAAATAGTTGGGCATACAGATTCTGATGGTGATGATAAATCAAATTTAGATTTATCCAAACGCAGAGCAGATGCAGTTAAAAATGTTTTGGTTAAAGAATTTGGAATGGATGGCGCACGAATTGAAACTGACGGCAAGGGTGAGGGTGAGCCTGTTGCAAAGAATGATTCTGTTGTTAACAAAGCTCTCAACAGAAGAGTTGAGTTTTTAAAACTGTAAGCATTATTTATTTAAACTGCAAGTTAATCTATGAAACCATCAATAATATTATTTTTATTATTAGTTCAATAGAAAACTTTGGACTCTGGAGAAGAGCAGGCAATAACTTATGAATTTAATTTAACAAGAGAACAAATACACTATAAATCAAATACCAAAACATTTAAAAAGATAAAAGGAGCCGTATGAAAAAATTATTATTCGCATTATTCTTAATTCCATCAACAACATTTACTTCTTTTTCGCAGAATGATGCTGATGGATGTAAAGATCACGCTTTGCTTACTCGATTAAATAATTTTTATTTGGCAAGCTGTGAAGAAAATTTTAATGAGCTTGAACTGCGGCTCGATAACAATAAAACCGAAATTAAAGAAGGAAATTTATTCAGCCTTGATTATGTTTTTAATTCTGATGCTGGTGAAAAACCCAAAAGCCCGTTACAAATAATTAAAAATTTTGAAAATGCCATTGTTAAAAATGGCGGAAAAATGCTTTATAAAAACACAAATGCGCTCGATGCCGATCTTGAAGCCACATATTATCTTTCAACTAAAGAAAAAGAATACTGGGTAAGGCTATTTAATTTTGGCGGAACCCCAAATGAAGTTGAAAGGTTTACACTTTATGTTTTAGAAATGGAATCAATGAAACAAGAAATTGAAGCCTCTGAAATGTTTGAAGCAATTAACAAAAATGGATTCATTGCTCTTTATATAAATTTTGAAACTGGAAAATCAACCATTAAGCAAGAGTCACAAAATATTATTGATGAACTTTTCAGTATGTTAAATGAAAATGCCACACTCAAAATAGTTGTTGAAGGTCATACTGACAATGTGGGTAATTCATCTTCAAACAAAACCCTTTCCGAACAACGTGCTTTAAGCGTAAAAGATGCTTTGGTAAATAAAGGCATTTCGGCTGAGAGAATAGAAGCTGTCGGTTATGGACAAGATAAACCGATTGCTGACAATACAACAGAAGAAGGCAGAACTAAAAACAGGCGGGTAGAAATTAAAAAACAATAGCACGGGTAATAACAGTCAAATTGCCTGTGGGTGAGTCGAATGGTTTGATTTATCTTTTCCGCAAGAATAAACTCACGTTCTTCAGTTGAATTTTAAAAAAAGTCAGCCGCTCTTATAAATTATAAATTGCTGCTGCATCTTTTGCTTAGATTATTCAACTATGGGTGTACACCATTAAAATTACTTTTTACTACAGGTAGAACTTTAGTTCCATATAGCTCAATAGTTTTCATAATTTGTTTATGGGTTGGACCGCCAACGTCTATATGTGCTATATATCTTGTTAATCCGAACATATTAATTGTATTGATAATCTTCTCGGTAACATCATCAGTGCTTCCCATATACAAGGCGCCATTGGAGCTCATCCCCGCCTTAAATTTTTCCGGAGTATAAGCTTCCGACCAGCCTCTTTCCTTTCCAATTTTGTTCATTGAATAAGCATATTGTGCATAGTAATCTTTAAGTATCTCTTCCTTTGAATCGGAAATAAAAGTGTGAGAGTGAACAGCAATCTGCATCTTCTTCGGATCGTGCCCGCTTTGAATATATTGCTCTTTGTAAAATTCAATTAGGGGTTTAAATTGAACAGGCATTCCGCCGATGATAGCAAAAATTATTGGCAATCCTAACGTTGCGGCTCTAACAACCGAAGATGTTGTTCCGCCAACAGCAATCCAAACAGGTATTTTATTTTGCGGAAGGGGGTAAACAGTTTGATCAATAATGGGAGCTCGGAATTTTCCTTTCCAGGTTATTGTTTTATTTTTTCTTAACTCAAGCAGCAGCTCCAGCTTTTCTTCAAACAAAGCGCTATAATCATTCAGATCATATCCAAACAAAGGGAAAGACTCAACAAAGCTGCCGCGGCCTGCCATTATTTCTGCTCTGCCTTCAGACATCAAATCTAACATAGAAAAATCCTGGTAAAGTTTTACAGGGTCTGTTGAGCTTATTACATTTACACCGCTGGATAGCTTGATATTTTTAGTTACAGAAGAAACTGCTGCCAACATAATTTCTGGCGCAGAAACAGAGTAATCTTCACGATGATGTTCACCCATTGCAAAGACATCAATTCCCAATTCATCAGCCAACTTAACTTCTTCGATGATCTCTTTATATCTTTGCGCTGTGCTTTGATATTGCTTTGTGTGTTGATTAAAATTAAGATCACCAAACATTCCTATTCCTAATTCCATAATTTTAACCTCTACTGATAATTAAAAGAAATAAAGTATGAATTGAAGATATAAATAAATTTGAAAAACATTTGTTCGAAACAGCATAAGAGTAATTCGTGAATTCGCAGCAAACATTTTTAAACGCTGCCGCAAATACACAAATAAAGTCAAACTATTTTATAACAGTCTCTCGTACATAATTTCCATTTACTGTTTCAAGAATAGTAAGATGTGCAAGTCTTACAATTTTTTCAAACAATACTGGATTTAGCGTGCTGAATTCGTCTGTGGGAAGATGAAGATGATCATAACTATTTGTTGTTACAAAATACAGGCTGGGAATATCTTTTTCGTGAAATGGGGTTGCATCAGCCCCGCCGCCGCTCCAGGTTTTGTTTACCATTGAATTAAAACTTGTTTCATCATTCTGTTTTGCAATCTGCCAAAGATTCGGTGAACTTTTACCGTTACCTACCTGAATGCTGTCGCCATAGCCAACACAATCCAAATTTATCATCGCTGTTATCCTGTTATAACCATATTTCCAATTATCAACAAAATATTTCGATCCGATCAAGCCTTGCTCTTCACCGGCAAACAATACAAACATAATTGAGCGCTTCGGTTCAACTCCGCCTTTAATAAACGCTTCAGCAATTTCTAAAACTGCCGCTGAGCCTGATGCGTTGTCGTTGGCACCAGGGAATAACAAACCTGCCTGTGAACCAACATGATCTAAATGAGCACCAACAACTACAAATTCATTTTTCAATTCAGGGTCTTTGCCTTCCAGCAATGCGATAACATTCATAGTGCGGGCAAATTTTTGGTATTTTGCTTTTACTTCAACAATTGCCCTTGTTGCCAGATTCATAGAGATTGGTTTTTTCTTTTCATCGATTTTTGTTTGACAGTCACTAATTGTAAATCCAGTTAAGTTCAGAAGTTTGTTTGCCGCCTCAAAAGATATTTGAAGCTGAGGAAAATCTTCCGGCTGCACACCATCGCCGTGCAAAACACTAGATATCAGAGGCTGTGGTTTGTTATCATTAGGAAGTGATACGAACAGAATACCTTTCGCTCCTTTTTTTCTTGCAACAAGAGATTTTTCACGAGGATAATTTGTCCCCCAGTCTTTATCATCATTTTTCCATGTTGGATTTTGTTTAAACACCATCACTATCTTATTTTTAACATTAATGCCGGCATAATCATCATATAAAAGATCCGGTCTGGAAATTCCGTATCCACAAAACACTACCGGCAGATTAAAACTATTTGATCCTGTA is a window of Ignavibacterium sp. DNA encoding:
- the metH gene encoding methionine synthase, which produces MKLTFESLKKILEEKILVLDGAMGTMIQNYNLTEKDFRGERFKDFQHDLKGNNDLLSITKPGIIKEIHRAYFEAGADIVETNTFNANSISQADYQMQDLAYELNYESAKIAKEVADEFNIKDKLKPRFVAGALGPTNKTLSLSPNVNDPGYRAVTFDEITEAYYNAAKGLIDGGVDIILIETIFDTLNAKAAIFAVEKLLDEKSLDIPIMISGTIVDNSGRTLSGQTVEAFFISVSHSKHLISVGLNCALGAKQMRPFVEDLANVSDKFLSVYPNAGLPNEMGGYDETPQIMADVLEDFLKSSFVNIVGGCCGTTPDHIRKISEMAKNYKPRKLKPRESYLKLSGLEPVVLRLDSNFMNIGERTNITGSKKFERLIKENKFDEALSVARSQVEGGAQVLDINMDEGMLDSEQAMTKYLNLIGSEPDIAKLPIMIDSSKWSVIEAGLKCLQGKGIVNSISLKEGEEVFKEQAIKVLNYGAAVIVMAFDEKGQADTFERRIEVCKRAYDILTKEVGFPPQDVIFDPNILAIATGIEEHNNYAVDFIEATRWIKQNLPDAKVSGGVSNLSFSFRGNDVVREAMHSSFLFHAIKAGMDMGIVNAGQLEVYEEIQKELLEKVEDVIFNRRQDATERLVEFAETIKKKDKTEEKKDEWRSLEVDERLKYALVKGIVDFIDTDVEEARLKYSQPLEVIEGPLMGGMNVVGDLFGAGKMFLPQVVKSARVMKKAVSILEPYMANAQSLVSIQEKEKVISDSSPKEKGEKELRGASILLATVKGDVHDIGKNIVGVVLSCNNYNIIDLGVMVHSEKIIQTAIDKKVDIIGLSGLITPSLDEMIHVAKEMERRGLNIPLLIGGATSSRIHTAVKIDPNYSGPVVHVLDASRSVPVVSGLLNENEEERGRFVEDTKKEYLNLREEYLKRKSGKNLISLDLARENKLKINWENTSVKKPAKTGITVLNNFDLSVLRKYIDWTPFFMVWELKGKYPSIFDDTKTGAEAKKLFDDANRLLDKVIREKLLTANGVIGLFPANSVGVDDIEIYTDEERNGVKRTLHSIRQQNQKSTGEPNIALADFIAPKESKVKDYIGMFAVTAGIGIEKLIDKFEKDFDDYNKIMIKAIADRLAEAFAEHLHELVRKEYWGYSENENYSNEELIKENYVGIRPAPGYPAQPDHTEKPILFSLLDAENNSGIKLTESMAMYPAASVCGLYFSHPQSKYFNVGKIEKDQVLDYHKRKGMSMVEIERWLSPILNY
- the rfaD gene encoding ADP-glyceromanno-heptose 6-epimerase; the protein is MIVVTGGAGFIGSAIVWRLNQLGKENIIVVDELGKNEKWKNLVGLKYRDFVNKLEFIEQILDDVIPYNIEAIIHMGANSSTTEKDADHLLDNNFNYTKELSKYCVEKNIRFIYASSAATYGDGSLGFDDDENKLQQLRPLNMYGYSKHLFDLWAKTNHISDRIAGLKYFNVYGPNEYHKGDMRSVVHKAFEQIRDTGKVCLFKSLNPKYNHGEQMRDFIYIKDAVDMTLYFLDNPNINGVFNIGAGKARTWNDLVTALFNAVNKPVNIEYIDLPVHLKEKYQYFTEANLIKIKDAGYNQTITSLEDGINDYVKNYLLKDIYLGY
- a CDS encoding 8-oxo-dGTP diphosphatase, whose protein sequence is MKLATLCYVTDKKTNSTLMIYRNKKKNDYHEGKWNGLGGKFEKGESPEECAIREIEEESGLKVKSIKMKGFITFPLFDNKDDWYVFVFTSDEFDGELIDSPEGKLEWILNEKLTEINLWDGDEIFIPWLFEDKFFSARFIYENGKYISHSVCFY
- a CDS encoding OmpA family protein codes for the protein MKNLIFVMVFSFLFCTIQNTEAQIFDKIKKETEKIIKKEAQKQSEAKKEDEQSKDVKTDENTKNPEVTNKSDNTDATQSPQEDVKFTSSTQYDFVPGDKVILFDDFSQDAVGDFPALWTTNSAGEINTVNIAPGNWFNLNSTDGNYFYLNDIDFPKNFIIEFDIIPKTNGGRIAAGLLLYGETKRKEMDNNPHPGNGGIMISIEKEYWNTWGYKSGESEKITGRSDVKPVIAEKVNHVIIWVQGRRLRIYHQETKVLDMPTNLYADVKLSRLCFRLSRGASCGSYLSNLRITDAAPDMRSKLITEGKLVSYGIYFDVNKDVVKSESFGTIKEIAKVLTDNPDVKIKIVGHTDSDGDDKSNLDLSKRRADAVKNVLVKEFGMDGARIETDGKGEGEPVAKNDSVVNKALNRRVEFLKL
- a CDS encoding OmpA family protein, which produces MKKLLFALFLIPSTTFTSFSQNDADGCKDHALLTRLNNFYLASCEENFNELELRLDNNKTEIKEGNLFSLDYVFNSDAGEKPKSPLQIIKNFENAIVKNGGKMLYKNTNALDADLEATYYLSTKEKEYWVRLFNFGGTPNEVERFTLYVLEMESMKQEIEASEMFEAINKNGFIALYINFETGKSTIKQESQNIIDELFSMLNENATLKIVVEGHTDNVGNSSSNKTLSEQRALSVKDALVNKGISAERIEAVGYGQDKPIADNTTEEGRTKNRRVEIKKQ
- a CDS encoding LLM class flavin-dependent oxidoreductase, yielding MELGIGMFGDLNFNQHTKQYQSTAQRYKEIIEEVKLADELGIDVFAMGEHHREDYSVSAPEIMLAAVSSVTKNIKLSSGVNVISSTDPVKLYQDFSMLDLMSEGRAEIMAGRGSFVESFPLFGYDLNDYSALFEEKLELLLELRKNKTITWKGKFRAPIIDQTVYPLPQNKIPVWIAVGGTTSSVVRAATLGLPIIFAIIGGMPVQFKPLIEFYKEQYIQSGHDPKKMQIAVHSHTFISDSKEEILKDYYAQYAYSMNKIGKERGWSEAYTPEKFKAGMSSNGALYMGSTDDVTEKIINTINMFGLTRYIAHIDVGGPTHKQIMKTIELYGTKVLPVVKSNFNGVHP
- a CDS encoding M20/M25/M40 family metallo-hydrolase, with protein sequence MKKLFTTAFLFIAATIIYSQGSTGLSEINKEDLIKNVRILSSPDFDGRLPGSEGYNKAAQFAADKFFELGLTPAGNEMYFQYFDIEYNKIESPAVFKSIVDGDTTNYKIGKDFVLRGFTGSNSFNLPVVFCGYGISRPDLLYDDYAGINVKNKIVMVFKQNPTWKNDDKDWGTNYPREKSLVARKKGAKGILFVSLPNDNKPQPLISSVLHGDGVQPEDFPQLQISFEAANKLLNLTGFTISDCQTKIDEKKKPISMNLATRAIVEVKAKYQKFARTMNVIALLEGKDPELKNEFVVVGAHLDHVGSQAGLLFPGANDNASGSAAVLEIAEAFIKGGVEPKRSIMFVLFAGEEQGLIGSKYFVDNWKYGYNRITAMINLDCVGYGDSIQVGNGKSSPNLWQIAKQNDETSFNSMVNKTWSGGGADATPFHEKDIPSLYFVTTNSYDHLHLPTDEFSTLNPVLFEKIVRLAHLTILETVNGNYVRETVIK